A single window of Amphiura filiformis chromosome 17, Afil_fr2py, whole genome shotgun sequence DNA harbors:
- the LOC140137870 gene encoding chymotrypsin-like elastase family member 2B — protein MQAPGPSLDGVFDNCWVAGWGRDGSGTLPTRLQELQVQVEADITVCAASGWGSGIFTANHLCATRADGTGICHGDSGGPLMCKWGDKQWVLHT, from the exons ATGCAAGCCCCTGGTCCCTCTTTGGACGGTGTCTTCGACAACTGCTGGGTTGCTGGATGGGGAAGGGATGGAAGTG GTACGCTTCCCACTAGACTTCAGGAGTTGCAAGTGCAAGTTGAAGCCGATATTACAGTCTGTGCGGCATCTGGATGGGGATCTGGTATATTCACTGCAAATCACCTTTGTGCTACTCGAGCGGATGGCACTGGTATATGTCAT GGTGATAGTGGCGGTCCATTGATGTGCAAGTGGGGTGATAAACAGTGGGtattacacacttaa
- the LOC140137869 gene encoding serine protease 40-like yields MMELQYKNILAVAFVIATFLPNVMPCWIDEDSSFASEWDENRDMCGTYSNNGKIVGGSDSHTFYWPWLGFLYVNGKLCTAELIAWDWVTTAAHCVDNGV; encoded by the exons ATGATGGAGCTGCAATATAAG AATATTTTGGCCGTGGCGTTTGTAATAGCAACATTTCTCCCAAATGTGATGCCATGTTGGATTGATGAAGATAGTAGTTTTG cGAGTGAGTGGGATGAAAACAGAGACATGTGTGGCACCTACAGTAACAATGGTAAAATCGTCGGCGGATCTGACTCACATACCTTCTACTGGCCATGGCTGGGCTTCCTGTACGTGAACGGTAAATTATGTACAGCTGAACTGATCGCTTGGGATTGGGTAACAACTGCGGCACATTGTGTGGATAATGGTGTGTAA